The Malus domestica chromosome 13, GDT2T_hap1 genome includes a window with the following:
- the LOC103452619 gene encoding rRNA-processing protein fcf2-like has protein sequence MAESNAVIGLSWEPKLPAFSSASKNGGGSGSKPRPEGNPLWKPSTQLVDGLFVPPNDPVKRNKLAKKQIKDTAGTSWFDMPAPTMTPELQKDLQLLKLRNVMDPKRHYKKGDAQPNKYFQVGTIIESPLDFFSGRLTKKERKVSLAEEVLSDRNLGNYRKRKVREIEEKNRPGGNEKWKIKGKGTYQRAKQRRH, from the exons ATGGCGGAAAGCAATGCGGTGATTGGGCTCTCGTGGGAGCCAAAGTTGCCTGCTTTTTCATCGGCGTCCAAAAATGGAGGTGGGTCTGGCTCCAAACCTCGCCCCGAAGGCAATCCGCTTTGGAAACCCAGCACGCAGCTTGTCGATGGCCTCTTCGTTCCGCCGAATGACCCGGTAAAGCGGAACAAACTGGCCAAGAAGCAGATCAAAGACACTGCTGGAACAAGCTG GTTTGACATGCCTGCACCAACCATGACCCCGGAGTTGCAAAAAGATCTCCAATTACTAAAG TTAAGGAATGTTATGGATCCAAAGAGACACTACAAGAAGGGTGATGCACAACCTAACAAGTATTTCCAG GTAGGGACAATAATAGAGTCCCCATTAGATTTCTTCTCGGGCAGACTTACAAAGAAGGAAAGGAAGGTGTCCCTTGCAGAGGAAGTGCTTTCTGATCGTAACCTTGGGAACTACAG AAAGCGGAAGGTTCGCGAGATAGAAGAGAAAAACCGGCCAGGCGGAAATGAAAAATGGAAGATTAAGGGGAAAGGGACGTATCAGCGTGCAAAGCAAAGAAGgcactga
- the LOC103452620 gene encoding pyruvate dehydrogenase (acetyl-transferring) kinase, mitochondrial-like: MAVKKASESFSKSLIDEVQRWGCMKQTGVSLRYMMEFGSRPTQRNFIISAQFLHKELPIRIARRAIELESLPYGLSEKPAVLKVRDWYLDSFRDLRTFPDIKDAKDEKDFTQMIKAIKVRHNNVVPMMALGVQQLKKEKVLYEDLDEIHQFLDRFYMSRIGIRMLIGQHVELHNPNPPPHCVGYIDTKMSPMEVARNATEDARAMCLREYGSAPNVTIYGDPDFTFPYVPTHLHTMVFELVKNSLRAVQERFMDSDKVAPPVKLIVADGIEDVTIKVSDEGGGIPRSGLPKIFTYLYSTASNPLDSDLSEADAVTMAGYGYGLPISRLYARYFGGDLQIISMEGYGTDAYLHLSRLGDSQEPLP; encoded by the exons ATGGCGGTTAAGAAGGCGAGCGAGTCGTTCTCGAAGAGCTTGATCGACGAGGTGCAGAGATGGGGATGTATGAAGCAGACGGGGGTGAGCCTCAGGTACATGATGGAGTTCGGGTCCCGGCCGACGCAGCGGAATTTCATAATCTCGGCGCAGTTTTTGCACAAGGAGCTCCCCATTCGGATTGCGAGGCGGGCAATTGAGCTCGAGAGCCTCCCTTATGGCTTGTCTGAGAAGCCTGCCGTTTTGAAG gtacGAGACTGGTATTTGGATTCCTTCCGTGATCTTAGAACCTTTCCTGATATCAAGGATGCTAAAGATGAAAAGGATTTTACACAAATGATTAAGGCGATTAAGGTAAGACACAACAATGTTGTCCCGATGATGGCTTTGGGTGTTCAGCagttgaagaaggagaaggttCTCTACGAGGATCTTGATGAAATTCACCAATTTTTGGATCGCTTCTACATGTCAAGAATTGGGATTCGCATGCTCATTG gcCAGCATGTTGAGTTGCACAATCCCAATCCCCCTCCTCATTGTGTGGGTTATATAGATACAAAGATGTCTCCCATGGAGGTAGCACGAAATGCCACTGAGGACGCCCGTGCAATGTGCCTGCGTGAGTATGGAAGTGCACCTAATGTTACTATCTATGGGGATCCCGATTTTACATTCCC GTATGTTCCAACACACTTGCATACTATGGTCTTTGAGTTGGTTAAGAATTCCTTACGTGCTGTCCAAGAGCGTTTCATGGACTCGGATAAAGTTGCGCCTCCTGTTAAATTAATAGTTGCTGATGGAATTGAGGATGTCACTATCAAG gtCTCGGATGAGGGGGGTGGCATACCAAGAAGTGGTCTCCCCAAGATTTTTACATATCTTTACAGCACTGCAAGTAACCCTTTGGATTCAGATCTTTCGGAAGCTGATGCAGTTACAATGGCTGGATATGGGTACGGGCTTCCTATAAGCCGCTTGTATGCGAGGTACTTTGGAGGGGATTTACAAATTATCTCTATGGAAGGATACG GGACGGACGCGTATCTGCATTTGTCTCGCTTGGGAGATTCTCAGGAGCCATTGCCGTGA